The Rhodocytophaga rosea genome has a segment encoding these proteins:
- a CDS encoding YccF domain-containing protein, with the protein MTDSHSSLLISETIESMSTIGNILWIIFGGGIFLFLEYFIGGILLCLTIIGIPFGLQCIRLSFVALLPFGKEVRTAEAADGCLSLMMNIIWILIGGIWIALTHLLFGLICAITIIGIPFAMQHFKLVSLSFAPFGKEIRDNG; encoded by the coding sequence ATGACAGATTCTCATTCGTCATTACTTATTTCTGAAACAATCGAATCCATGAGCACAATTGGTAATATTCTCTGGATCATCTTTGGAGGAGGCATATTTCTCTTTCTGGAGTATTTTATAGGCGGTATCCTGCTTTGCCTTACCATCATTGGAATTCCTTTTGGCTTACAGTGTATCCGCTTATCTTTTGTCGCCTTATTGCCTTTTGGCAAGGAAGTACGGACTGCTGAGGCGGCTGATGGCTGTCTTTCTCTGATGATGAATATCATCTGGATACTGATTGGTGGCATCTGGATCGCCCTGACTCACTTGCTGTTCGGCCTGATCTGTGCGATCACCATCATCGGAATTCCATTCGCTATGCAGCATTTTAAGCTAGTTTCGCTCAGCTTTGCTCCGTTTGGAAAAGAGATAAGGGATAATGGTTAA